From the genome of Sphingomonas sp. HMP6, one region includes:
- a CDS encoding PilZ domain-containing protein, protein MIAAEFEPAPKPDRRRSRRTPTSLDAKLGRGGLDRALCKVTNVSLHGARLHTYSPLEKGASIWLTLPRLGHVMATIVWADDFEAGCQFEYPLDDAAFAKLVGANAELE, encoded by the coding sequence ATGATCGCCGCTGAATTCGAACCCGCTCCCAAACCCGATCGTCGCCGCAGTCGGCGCACGCCGACTTCGCTCGACGCGAAGCTGGGCAGGGGCGGGCTCGATCGCGCCTTGTGCAAGGTGACCAACGTGTCGCTGCACGGCGCCAGACTCCACACCTATTCGCCGCTGGAGAAGGGCGCGTCGATCTGGCTGACCTTGCCCCGGCTGGGTCATGTCATGGCGACGATCGTCTGGGCCGACGATTTCGAAGCCGGTTGCCAGTTCGAATATCCGCTCGACGATGCGGCCTTCGCGAAGCTCGTGGGCGCGAACGCCGAGCTCGAATAG
- the rpmE gene encoding 50S ribosomal protein L31 → MKKGIHPDYHTITVQMTDGTQFQTRTTWGKEGDLMTLDIDPLAHPAWTGGRGTMLDAGGQVARFNKRFGAMSSIGKK, encoded by the coding sequence GTGAAAAAAGGCATTCACCCCGATTATCACACCATCACGGTGCAGATGACCGACGGCACGCAGTTCCAGACCCGCACCACGTGGGGCAAGGAAGGCGATCTCATGACGCTCGACATCGATCCGCTGGCGCATCCGGCTTGGACCGGCGGGCGTGGCACGATGCTCGATGCTGGCGGTCAGGTCGCACGCTTCAACAAGCGTTTCGGCGCAATGTCGTCGATCGGCAAGAAGTAA
- the fabZ gene encoding 3-hydroxyacyl-ACP dehydratase FabZ, translated as MSETEDRGALGPLDIGRVMAALPHRYPMLLVDRVEELILDRSITAIKAVTINEQFFQGHFPGRPIMPGVLIVEAMAQAAGILAVESLGLAGSGKLVYFMAIDGAKFRKPVEPGVLLKLEVEFVQKRSSVCKFAGRATIDDQLAAEANFTAMIADPPKAG; from the coding sequence GTGAGCGAGACTGAGGACCGTGGCGCGCTTGGCCCGCTCGATATCGGGCGGGTCATGGCGGCGCTGCCGCATCGCTATCCGATGCTGTTGGTCGACCGGGTCGAGGAACTTATCCTCGACCGGTCGATCACTGCGATCAAGGCGGTGACGATCAACGAGCAGTTTTTCCAAGGGCATTTCCCGGGGCGTCCGATCATGCCCGGCGTGCTGATCGTCGAGGCGATGGCGCAGGCGGCGGGAATCCTGGCGGTCGAATCGCTCGGGCTCGCGGGTTCCGGCAAGCTCGTCTACTTCATGGCGATCGACGGGGCGAAGTTCCGCAAGCCGGTCGAGCCTGGCGTGCTGCTGAAGCTTGAGGTCGAATTCGTGCAGAAGCGTTCTAGCGTCTGCAAATTTGCTGGGCGCGCCACGATCGACGATCAACTCGCCGCCGAGGCGAACTTTACCGCGATGATCGCCGATCCGCCCAAGGCGGGTTGA
- a CDS encoding OmpH family outer membrane protein, whose translation MKTYQTFLLGCAVIAPAFLIAGTAQAQVGGVAISDPETVILTAKALDAANQTIGTTYKTQLDQANARQTALQAELATIGAPLDLNKDKRLSDDEIAAAQRSNSPILAKLEAAQKAGQADATRLSGPATLAQAYAIEQISQRYSAAVKTVVDAKKISLLLSAGTVQFNAPAVDVTNDIRAALDAAAPTVPVTPPAGYQPSQQTLQLQQQFQQLVYLAAVRRAQAQAAGGAPAAPGAKPAPAKPPVGR comes from the coding sequence ATGAAGACGTATCAGACATTCCTGCTCGGCTGTGCAGTGATTGCGCCCGCTTTTCTGATCGCGGGCACGGCCCAGGCACAGGTCGGCGGCGTGGCGATTTCCGATCCGGAAACCGTGATCCTGACCGCAAAGGCGCTTGATGCCGCCAATCAGACGATCGGCACGACCTACAAGACGCAGTTGGACCAGGCCAACGCTCGCCAGACCGCTTTGCAGGCCGAGCTTGCAACGATCGGCGCGCCGCTCGACCTGAACAAGGACAAGCGTCTGTCGGATGATGAGATCGCTGCGGCGCAGCGTTCTAACAGTCCGATCCTCGCCAAGCTCGAAGCCGCGCAGAAGGCTGGACAGGCCGACGCGACACGCCTGAGCGGGCCGGCAACGCTCGCGCAGGCCTACGCGATCGAGCAGATTTCGCAGCGCTATTCGGCTGCGGTGAAGACCGTCGTCGATGCCAAGAAGATCAGCCTGTTGCTGTCGGCCGGCACGGTTCAATTTAACGCGCCTGCGGTCGATGTGACCAACGACATCCGAGCGGCGCTGGATGCCGCGGCGCCGACCGTGCCGGTCACCCCGCCAGCCGGCTATCAGCCGAGCCAGCAGACGCTGCAGTTGCAGCAGCAATTCCAGCAGCTCGTCTATCTGGCGGCTGTGCGTCGTGCGCAGGCACAGGCTGCTGGCGGCGCGCCGGCTGCACCGGGCGCTAAGCCTGCGCCTGCCAAGCCACCCGTTGGCCGCTGA